In the genome of Neodiprion pinetum isolate iyNeoPine1 chromosome 2, iyNeoPine1.2, whole genome shotgun sequence, one region contains:
- the LOC124212104 gene encoding uncharacterized protein: protein MRMFGFNVLLVIIAAISPGEAYRILGVFPLNGKSHFVMFDQLMKGLAKRGHQVDVVSHFPLKKPLPNYTDVVDLSGTVPAVLNNMTYDFVKSVLTNSAVVPLLATQFGGELCDLMDHPRFREIIKNPPKDPPYDLVITEIFGSSCYLALGQHFNVPVVGVATCVLMPWTNDMVANPDNPAYIPNVLSDNFAPMNFFQRVKNALSLWKAKWDFNSYSAYQDDKIKKYLGPNSISLREAERNVSLILANSHYSLHGVRPYTTAVVEVGGLHIPQEVDALPKDLQKWLDDSKDGFVYMSFGSMIKIESFPKETLAALYNSLKKLAPVRVLIKIAKPQELPPGLPSNVLTLSWVPQVPVLNHKHVRVFVTHGGLMGTQEAIHCGVPMIGIPLFGDQMQNIKLYVRKKIAVALDHDQLTEEKLDTAFRTVLGDPSYLQAARKFSIEFRDRPMRALDTATFWIEYVIRHGGTNLKSPAMELTWGQISLLDIYGALFLSVALSAYLVKVIITTLIAIVTGSDISSVKHSKKVKQPVKAILYRQKKIRGHKMRLFGRIILFVVMLTISHDEAYRILGIFPLRTKSHFLMCEQLMKGLAKRGHVVDVVSPFPMKTPFPNYNQIINLEGSVIGLHNNLTYDFALSNLLDKAIIPVIATTYGNDLCDLMALPEFQKIIKNQEDSPYDLVIVELFGANCYAALGQHFKVPVVGVVTSAVWPWVNDVVANPDNPAYIPHTFSGLDVRMNFWQRFQNALTLLKVKFEFWYYSDKQNEQIKKYIGNHAPSLDEAVRNVSLLLVNSHYSLNGVRPITMAVVEVGGLHIADTPDPLPNDVQQWLDDSKDGFVYISFGSMVKIESYPTKSLNALYASLAKLAPVRVLMRISKPNELPPGLPSNIMTRPWISQFAVLRHKNIKVFVTHGGLMGTQEAIYCGVPMIGVPLFGDQMQNIEFYAEKKIAVSLDHKNLTEENLDAAFSTVLNDPTYLKTAKRLSEEFRDRPMTAMETATFWVEYVVRYGGTNLKSPAMELTWWQTELFDVYGALLLAASLAVHLLIVVISKLSAIVLRTEKRSVPRSKKTK, encoded by the exons ATGAGGATGTTTGGCTTCAACGTTCTACTGGTAATCATTGCGGCTATATCACCCGGCGAAGCGTACCGAATTTTAGGCGTTTTTCCGCTGAATGGAAAGAGCCACTTTGTTATGTTCGATCAATTGATGAAAGGACTAGCAAAACGTGGTCACCAAGTAGACGTCGTCAGTCATTTCCCGCTGAAGAAACCCTTGCCGAACTACACCGACGTCGTTGATCTGTCCGGAACCGTGCCTGCAGTGCTGAACAATATGACCTATGATTTTGTAAAATCGGTTCTGACTAACTCCGCAGTGGTTCCTCTGCTCGCAACTCAGTTTGGCGGTGAACTCTGCGATCTCATGGATCATCCACGTTTTAGAGAGATTATAAAAAATCCTCCCAAAGATCCTCCTTATGATCTTGTAATCACGGAG ATATTCGGTTCCTCCTGCTACTTAGCCCTTGGTCAACATTTCAATGTCCCCGTCGTGGGTGTCGCCACTTGCGTATTAATGCCGTGGACAAACGACATGGTTGCAAATCCCGACAATCCAGCCTACATACCAAACGTTCTTTCGGACAATTTTGCTCCGATGAACTTTTTCCAAAGAGTAAAAAATGCTCTGAGCTTGTGGAAAGCAAAATGGGATTTCAACAGCTACAGCGCTTATCAGGacgataaaataaagaagTATCTCGGCCCTAATTCGATAAGTCTCAGAGAAGCCGAACGAAACGTGTCATTGATCCTTGCCAACTCTCACTATAGTTTGCACGGAGTCAGACCATACACAACGGCTGTTGTCGAAGTCGGAGGACTTCACATTCCGCAAGAAGTAGACGCACTGCCCAAG gATCTGCAAAAGTGGTTGGACGATAGCAAAGACGGTTTCGTGTACATGTCTTTTGGATCCATGATAAAAATAGAGTCGTTTCCAAAGGAAACCCTCGCTGCCTTGTACAATTCGTTGAAGAAGTTGGCACCAGTTCGCGTATTGATAAAAATAGCAAAACCGCAAGAATTACCACCTGGTCTACCGAGCAACGTTCTAACTCTATCTTGGGTACCTCAAGTACCAGTCCTCA ATCACAAACACGTGCGGGTATTCGTGACTCACGGAGGTCTTATGGGAACTCAGGAAGCGATTCATTGCGGGGTTCCAATGATAGGGATTCCACTTTTCGGAGATCAAATGCAGAACATCAAGCTTTATGTGAGGAAGAAGATAGCAGTGGCTCTGGATCATGATCAACTAACAGAGGAAAAATTGGACACAGCTTTCAGAACCGTGCTAGGCGATCCTTCGTACTT ACAAGCGGCAAGGAAATTCTCTATTGAATTTCGAGATCGCCCAATGAGGGCGTTGGACACGGCTACTTTCTGGATTGAGTATGTTATTAGACACGGTGGAACAAATCTCAAGTCACCAGCGATGGAGTTAACTTGGGGGCAAATTTCACTGCTGGATATATATGGGGCTCTGTTTCTATCCGTTGCTCTCAGCGCGTACTTGGTTAAAGTTATAATTACTACCCTAATAGCGATAGTTACTGGGAGTGATATAAGCAGTGTCAAGCACTCtaagaaagtaaaa CAACCTGTAAAGGCTATTTTATACCGGCAGAAGAAAATACGAGGACATAAAATGAGGCTGTTTGGTCGCATAATTTTATTCGTTGTTATGTTAACCATATCACACGACGAAGCGTACCGAATTTTGGGCATATTTCCGCTCCGGACGAAGAGTCACTTTTTGATGTGTGAGCAGCTGATGAAAGGATTGGCAAAACGAGGCCATGTGGTGGACGTTGTTAGTCCGTTTCCAATGAAGACACCTTTCCCCAACTACAACCAGATCATAAATTTGGAAGGGTCCGTTATTGGTCTACACAACAATCTGACCTACGATTTTGCTTTATCGAACCTGTTAGACAAGGCCATTATTCCCGTCATTGCCACTACATACGGTAATGACCTGTGTGACCTAATGGCACTTCCGGAGTTCCAGAAGATCATCAAAAATCAGGAGGATTCTCCTTACGATTTAGTTATCGTAGAG CTATTCGGTGCCAACTGTTATGCGGCTCTGGGCCAACATTTCAAGGTTCCCGTTGTCGGAGTCGTTACGAGCGCCGTGTGGCCGTGGGTGAACGACGTCGTGGCAAATCCTGATAATCCAGCCTACATTCCTCATACATTTTCAGGTTTAGACgttcgaatgaatttttggCAACGATTTCAGAACGCTCTGACGTTGCTGaaggtgaaatttgaattctgGTATTACAGCGATAAACAAAATGAACAGATAAAAAAGTACATTGGGAACCACGCGCCCAGCCTGGACGAAGCCGTGAGGAATGTGTCCTTACTTCTAGTCAATTCGCACTACAGCCTTAATGGAGTCAGGCCGATTACTATGGCCGTAGTTGAAGTCGGAGGACTTCACATTGCAGATACCCCAGACCCGTTGCCGAAT gATGTACAACAGTGGCTGGACGACAGCAAAGATGGTTTCGTCTATATCTCTTTTGGATCCATGGTGAAAATAGAGTCATATCCTACAAAATCGTTGAACGCGCTTTACGCATCCTTGGCAAAGTTGGCACCGGTACGCGTCCTAATGAGAATATCAAAACCAAACGAATTGCCGCCTGGGCTACCAAGCAACATTATGACTCGTCCGTGGATTTCGCAATTTGCTGTACTTC GGCACAAAAACATAAAGGTGTTCGTAACTCACGGCGGTCTTATGGGAACTCAAGAAGCAATCTATTGCGGGGTTCCAATGATCGGCGTACCTCTGTTTGGAGATCAAATGCAGAACATCGAGTTTTacgcagagaaaaaaatcgcagTGAGTCTGGATCATAAAAATCTCACAGAGGAAAACTTGGACGCTGCCTTTAGTACTGTGCTGAATGACCCAACATATTT GAAAACAGCAAAGAGATTATCTGAAGAATTCAGAGACCGCCCAATGACCGCGATGGAAACAGCCACTTTCTGGGTCGAGTATGTGGTCAGATACGGTGGGACAAATCTTAAATCTCCTGCTATGGAATTAACTTGGTGGCAGACTGAACTATTCGACGTCTACGGAGCTTTGCTCTTGGCTGCCAGCCTCGCTGTACATTTGTTAATAGTCGTAATTAGTAAACTTTCAGCAATTGTTCTAAGAACCGAGAAGAGAAGCGTGCCCCGTTCTAAAAAAACGAAGTGA
- the LOC138190291 gene encoding UDP-glucosyltransferase 2-like, giving the protein MKLTHLLLVSLSCIICFGRYAKGARILGMFPLQGKSHFAMFKEVLKSLANAGHQVDVVSHFPLENAPPNYTDIISLRGTGIVVHNSMTYELLQSISSAPMEVVIKLAGNDVCESLGKPEMQNLIKNPPTDPPYDLVITELFFASCYFAFGRHLKVPVIGLSSATIMPQANAPLGNPLNTAIVSEISDRPASHMNFRQRLTNTLTTVYMNLQSRYYMKAQNDMVKKYFGPDMPDVEELERDMSLLLVNTHPIFHGIRPLTPAVVEVPGLHIHDEHSTMPVHLMKWLDDSSDGFIYFSFGSMIQFESFPSADVVEMYAAFAKVAPLRVLLKVADPDKLPPGCPDNVLHLPWVPQVQVLKHENIRGFITHGGLMGLQEAVAYAVPLIGIPLFGDQMSNINICVERGIAVRLNYMDLKADEIVAAIKTVSQDPKYKKNMDAASKQFLDRPKSPHDTAVFWIEYILKHGADSLRSPAIKLTWWQVALLDVYGSVLAALLLVLYAFKVIFFCIVRRAFGTGKMSPLAKKTN; this is encoded by the exons ATGAAGTTGACGCACCTGTTGCTGGTTTCATTATCCTGCATAATCTGCTTTGGACGATATGCCAAGGGAGCCAGAATATTGGGAATGTTCCCTTTGCAAGGAAAGAGTCATTTTGCAATGTTTAAAGAGGTGCTAAAGAGTCTTGCCAATGCCGGACACCAGGTTGATGTTGTTAGCCATTTTCCGCTAGAGAATGCACCTCCAAATTACACTGACATAATCAGTTTAAGAGGTACAGGTATAGTAGTACACAACAGTATGACATATGAATTATTGCAAAGTATTAGCAGTGCACCTATGGAAGTTGTGATTAAATTGGCTGGAAACGACGTTTGTGAATCACTTGGAAAACCCGAAATGCAGAATTTAATAAAGAATCCTCCTACTGATCCACCGTACGATTTAGTCATTACAGAG TTATTCTTCGCGAGCTGCTACTTTGCCTTTGGAAGGCATTTGAAAGTTCCGGTGATCGGTTTGTCCTCTGCGACGATAATGCCTCAGGCCAACGCACCACTTGGCAACCCCTTGAACACAGCCATCGTATCCGAGATCTCGGACCGCCCGGCTTCGCACATGAACTTCAGGCAGCGACTCACAAACACGTTAACCACCGTGTACATGAATTTACAATCTAGATATTACATGAAAGCACAGAACGACATGGTCAAGAAGTACTTCGGGCCAGACATGCCTGACGTTGAAGAGCTTGAAAGGGACATGTCCCTACTTCTGGTCAACACCCACCCCATTTTTCACGGTATCAGACCGTTGACCCCGGCTGTTGTAGAGGTCCCAGGTCTGCATATCCATGATGAACATTCAACAATGCCTGTG CATCTGATGAAATGGTTGGACGACAGTAGCGATGGCTTCATCTACTTTTCGTTCGGATCAATGATTCAGTTCGAATCGTTTCCAAGTGCGGACGTGGTCGAAATGTACGCAGCATTTGCCAAGGTCGCACCACTTCGTGTTCTGCTAAAAGTGGCGGACCCTGATAAATTACCACCGGGATGCCCCGATAATGTACTGCATCTTCCGTGGGTTCCGCAAGTCCAAGTTTTGA AGCATGAAAATATAAGAGGTTTCATAACACACGGTGGTTTGATGGGACTGCAAGAAGCAGTGGCCTATGCTGTACCATTGATCGGCATTCCTCTATTCGGCGATCAAATGAGTAACATAAATATTTGCGTGGAGAGAGGAATCGCCGTACGTTTGAATTACATGGATTTGAAGGCAGATGAGATTGTTGCAGCCATAAAGACTGTTAGCCAGGACCCTAAGTATAA GAAGAATATGGATGCAGCATCGAAGCAATTTCTGGACCGACCAAAGTCACCGCACGACACGGCTGTTTTTTGGATTGAGTATATCTTGAAACATGGGGCAGATTCCTTACGATCACCGGCGATTAAGTTGACGTGGTGGCAAGTTGCCCTGCTTGACGTTTACGGAAGCGTACTAGCTGCGCTTTTGCTCGTTCTATATGCTTTTAAGGTTATTTTCTTCTGTATTGTAAGGCGTGCTTTTGGAACGGGTAAAATGTCACCATTAGCGAAGAAAACTAACTGA
- the LOC124212106 gene encoding UDP-glucosyltransferase 2-like — translation MKPTHLLLILFCAICLARNVEGARILGVFPLPGKSHFAMFKEVMKSLAKAGHQVDMVSHFPQRNAPPNYNDMISLAGIGITVVNNMSYELVKTFAGAELQGLVQLTGNDICEALGHSEVQNLIKNPPTDPPYDLVITELFYASCYFAFGRHLKVPVIGLSSSTIVPQANAPLGNPLNTAIVSEISDRPASHMNFRQRLTNTLTTVYMNLQSRYYMKAQNDMVKKYFGPDMPDVEELERDMSLLLVNTHPIFHGIRPLTPAVVEVSGLHIHDDNSTIPAYLRKWLSDSSDGFIYFSFGSLVMFESFPSADLAEIYAAFAKVAPLRILLKVSDPKKLPRGWPNNVLPLHWVPQVQVLKHKNIRGFITHGGLMGLQEAVAYAVPLIGIPLFGDQMGNINICVERGIAVRLNYTDLKAHKIVAAIKTIIQDPKYKKNMVAVSKQFLDRPRSPHDLAVFWIEYILKHGADSLRSPATTLTWWQVELLDVYGTVLASLLLILYIVKFIFSTILGHAFRTSASLSLSKKTN, via the exons ATGAAGCCGACACATCTGCTGCTGATTTTGTTCTGCGCAATCTGCCTCGCACGAAATGTCGAGGGAGCTAGAATATTGGGAGTGTTTCCCTTGCCAGGAAAGAGTCATTTCGCAATGTTCAAAGAAGTGATGAAAAGCCTTGCCAAGGCGGGGCACCAGGTTGATATGGTTAGTCACTTTCCGCAGAGGAATGCACCTCCAAATTACAACGATATGATCAGTTTAGCAGGCATAGGTATTACAGTGGTCAATAACATGTCATATGAATTGGTGAAAACCTTCGCTGGTGCGGAATTGCAAGGTCTAGTTCAATTGACTGGAAACGATATTTGCGAAGCACTTGGACATTCCGAGGtgcaaaatttgataaaaaatccgCCAACTGATCCACCGTACGATTTAGTCATTACAGAG TTGTTCTATGCTAGCTGCTACTTTGCCTTCGGAAGGCATCTGAAAGTTCCGGTAATTGGTCTATCTTCTTCAACGATAGTGCCTCAAGCCAACGCACCACTCGGCAATCCCTTGAACACAGCCATCGTATCCGAGATCTCGGACCGCCCGGCTTCGCACATGAACTTCAGGCAGCGACTCACAAACACGTTAACCACCGTGTACATGAATTTACAATCTAGATATTACATGAAAGCACAGAACGACATGGTCAAGAAGTACTTCGGGCCAGACATGCCTGACGTTGAAGAGCTTGAAAGGGACATGTCCCTACTTCTGGTCAACACTCACCCCATTTTTCACGGTATCAGACCGTTGACCCCGGCTGTTGTAGAGGTCTCAGGTCTGCACATCCATGATGATAACTCAACAATACCTGCG TATTTAAGGAAATGGTTGAGCGACAGCAGCGACGGTTTCATCTACTTCTCGTTTGGCTCGCTGGTGATGTTTGAATCATTTCCGAGTGCGGATCTGGCTGAGATATACGCGGCATTTGCCAAGGTTGCACCACTTCGTATTCTGTTGAAAGTGTCGGATCCGAAAAAACTACCACGTGGATGGCCCAACAACGTGTTGCCTTTGCATTGGGTTCCACAAGTACAAGTTTTGA AGCACAAAAATATTCGGGGCTTTATAACGCACGGCGGATTGATGGGACTTCAAGAAGCAGTGGCTTACGCTGTACCATTGATCGGCATTCCTCTATTCGGCGATCAAATGGGTAACATAAATATTTGCGTGGAGAGAGGAATCGCCGTACGTTTGAATTACACGGATTTGAAGGCACATAAGATTGTTGCAGCCATAAAGACTATTATCCAGGACCCTAAGTATAA AAAGAACATGGTTGCAGTATCGAAGCAATTCCTGGACCGACCGAGGTCTCCTCACGATTTAGCGGTTTTTTGGATCGAGTATATCCTGAAACATGGGGCAGATTCTTTGCGATCGCCAGCCACTACGTTAACGTGGTGGCAAGTAGAGTTACTGGACGTATACGGCACCGTACTTGCTTCACTCCTGCTCATTCTCTACATcgtaaagtttattttttcaacgattcttGGTCACGCTTTTCGAACAAGTGCATCATTATCTCTATCGAAGAAAACGAATTGA
- the LOC124212107 gene encoding uncharacterized protein has protein sequence MWSRYCTLVLFLHVITAVPGSNGARILGMFPLNGKSHFTMFEAVMKGLADRGHRVDVLSTFPQKKPYPNYTDLSIAEWVPVIVNNMTYDFVLKIAGSLEETFIDHTGNDVCDYLKLPHLQKLINNPPDDPPYDLVIVELFYANCYLAFGRHLNVPVVGLTSSPLLPYINEPLGNPLNTAYVPEIDDGSVSHMNIWQRLKNTLVTWMKIYQSRYFTQGQDETVRKYFHPDMPGIRQLERELALLLVNSHYSVNGIRPMTPAIVEVGGLHVKNDSTELSKELKKWLDESEKGFIYVSFGSMVTIESFPEKTLLEIYTAFKKIAPIRVLLKVANAKSLPPGLPSNVLTSNWVPQVQVLRHMNIKAFVTHGGLMGVQEAVTYGVPLIGVPLFRDQPVNIKNCADKGAAILLDHRDLTADKIVASVNAVTHDPSYKKNMKVLSDRFLDRPMRAGETAVYWIEYILKHGGDALRSPAVKLTWWQLALLDVYGSVLAALFVLSYTAKLILSAIYRRLLYRNRTRSATKKRKMKYLCKLLLIIFCLLSSTRHVNSARILAVFPLDTTSHFIMFDVVVKSLADAGHQVDVYSHFAQKRAYPNYTHTSIGDISQTTAKLGLTYDFIHSYRGTKDAMIELAGNMGCQLLGHPKMQKLIKNPPTNPPYDLVITESFYGSCWYAFGRHLKVPLVALSSRSLLTFSNAPIGNPQNTAFVSEITDGSILYMNFWQRFKNTFSALWRNHEFNCHTEVQSDIVKKYFGPHMPGVRELEKDVALILVNSHHVLTGIRPLTPAVVDIGGIHVSDDDTALPTDLGKWLDDSRHGFIYFTFGSMIRIESFPKAMLAELYAGFAKIAPVRVLMRILAPEDLPPNMPDNVLTMRWVPQIKVLKHKNIRAFVTQGGVLSLQEALTFAVPIIGIPILADQPVNVKNCVDRKIAVMLDYKNFTAEKFVEAVNATIYDPRYKQNVVAASEKFLDRPLNARDTAVYWIEYILRHGGDSLRSPALKLTWWQVALLDVYGCIFIAVLTVLYLARLILSTLLRQIIYVAKKIPTSKKTN, from the exons ATGTGGTCAAGATATTGTACACTGGTGTTGTTCTTGCACGTCATCACCGCAGTGCCGGGATCCAATGGCGCGCGAATTCTTGGCATGTTTCCGTTGAACGGCAAAAGCCATTTTACCATGTTCGAGGCCGTGATGAAGGGCCTTGCAGATCGAGGGCATCGCGTTGACGTGCTGAGCACTTTTCCTCAGAAGAAACCGTACCCCAATTATACGGATCTGAGTATAGCGGAGTGGGTTCCAGTGATAGTGAACAACATGACCTACGATTTCGTACTAAAGATTGCCGGCTCCTTAGAAGAAACCTTCATCGATCACACGGGCAACGACGTTTGTGATTATCTGAAGCTACCTCATCTGCAAAAACTTATCAATAATCCTCCCGATGATCCTCCCTACGATTTGGTCATAGTCGAG TTGTTTTATGCCAACTGTTACCTTGCCTTCGGAAGACACCTCAACGTACCAGTCGTAGGACTGACCTCATCCCCGTTGCTTCCGTATATCAACGAACCTCTTGGAAATCCCCTGAACACTGCCTACGTTCCCGAAATCGACGATGGTTCCGTATCTCATATGAATATCTGGCAGAGGCTCAAGAATACCTTGGTCACGTGGATGAAAATCTACCAAAGTAGGTACTTTACACAGGGTCAAGATGAGACCGTACGCAAGTACTTTCACCCCGACATGCCTGGTATCAGACAACTAGAACGAGAGCTGGCCTTGCTACTGGTCAATTCCCATTACAGCGTGAATGGCATCAGGCCAATGACCCCGGCAATCGTCGAAGTGGGAGGACTTCATGTAAAAAACGACAGTACTGAGTTGTCGaag GAGTTGAAGAAGTGGCTAGACGAAAGTGAAAAAGGCTTCATCTACGTGTCCTTCGGCTCCATGGTCACCATTGAATCTTTCCCAGAGAAAACTCTTCTGGAAATCTATACagcgtttaaaaaaatcgctcCTATTCGGGTGCTGTTGAAGGTGGCGAACGCGAAATCCTTACCGCCTGGTCTCCCCTCCAATGTGTTAACATCGAATTGGGTGCCGCAAGTACAAGTTTTAA GGCATATGAATATCAAAGCCTTCGTGACTCACGGCGGTTTGATGGGAGTCCAGGAAGCCGTGACATATGGCGTGCCGTTAATCGGTGTTCCTCTGTTCCGCGATCAGCCAGTGAACATAAAGAATTGCGCTGATAAAGGTGCCGCGATCTTATTGGATCACAGAGATTTAACGGCGGATAAAATCGTGGCCAGCGTTAACGCGGTCACTCACGATCCGAGCTACAA GAAAAATATGAAGGTGTTGTCTGACCGGTTCTTGGATCGACCCATGAGAGCGGGAGAAACAGCTGTGTATTGGATCGAGTACATATTGAAGCACGGAGGCGATGCTTTAAGGTCTCCGGCAGTCAAATTGACGTGGTGGCAATTGGCTCTGCTTGACGTTTACGGAAGCGTACTAGCTGCACTATTCGTCTTATCTTACACAGCCAAGCTGATACTGTCGGCTATCTATCGTCGGCTTTTGTACAGAAACAGGACTAGGTCAGCAACTAAGAAGAGA aaaatgaagtacTTGTGCAAATTGTTGCTGATAATATTCTGTCTCCTGAGTTCAACTAGACATGTCAATAGTGCTCGAATATTGGCAGTGTTCCCTCTGGATACAACGAGTCACTTTATTATGTTCGACGTCGTAGTGAAAAGTCTCGCCGATGCTGGGCACCAAGTTGACGTGTACAGTCATTTTGCCCAGAAGAGAGCATACCCGAATTACACGCACACAAGTATCGGAGATATTAGTCAAACCACAGCGAAATTAGGTTTGACATACGACTTCATCCATAGTTATAGAGGTACGAAAGATGCCATGATTGAATTGGCTGGAAACATGGGCTGCCAGTTATTAGGACACCCTAAAATGCagaagttgataaaaaatccaCCGACAAATCCGCCCTACGATCTTGTCATTACGGAA tCATTCTACGGTAGCTGCTGGTATGCCTTTGGACGACACTTGAAAGTCCCGCTGGTTGCTCTTTCCTCCAGATCATTACTGACGTTCTCCAACGCGCCGATAGGAAATCCTCAGAATACGGCATTCGTGTCAGAGATCACGGATGGCTCGATTCTGTACATGAATTTCTGGCAGCGTTTTAAGAATACGTTTAGCGCGCTATGGAGAAACCATGAGTTCAATTGTCATACAGAGGTGCAAAGTGACATCGTGAAAAAGTACTTCGGCCCGCATATGCCAGGCGTTAGGGAACTTGAGAAAGACGTAGCTCTCATTTTGGTCAACTCACATCACGTACTGACCGGAATTCGCCCATTGACCCCTGCTGTGGTTGACATTGGTGGAATACATGTAAGCGATGACGATACAGCACTACCGACG GACTTAGGCAAGTGGTTGGATGATAGCAGACATGGCTTTATCTACTTCACCTTCGGATCAATGATCAGAATCGAGTCCTTCCCCAAAGCTATGCTTGCAGAACTTTACGCAGGGTTCGCCAAAATAGCGCCCGTTCGCGTGCTGATGAGAATATTGGCACCCGAAGATCTGCCACCTAATATGCCGGATAATGTGCTGACTATGAGATGGGTTCCGCAGATTAAAGTGTTAA aacaCAAAAATATACGGGCATTTGTTACGCAGGGTGGTGTGCTGAGCCTTCAGGAAGCTCTGACCTTTGCAGTTCCGATTATTGGAATCCCGATTTTAGCGGACCAGCCagttaatgtaaaaaattgcgTGGACCGTAAAATCGCTGTAATGTTAGATTACAAGAATTTCACGGCAGAAAAGTTTGTCGAGGCGGTAAATGCCACGATCTACGACCCACGGTACAA GCAGAACGTGGTTGCTGCATCCGAGAAGTTTTTGGATCGACCGTTGAACGCCCGGGACACTGCAGTTTACTGGATCGAGTACATCCTCAGACACGGTGGTGACTCATTGCGATCGCCAGCGTTAAAATTGACGTGGTGGCAGGTTGCCTTGCTCGATGTTTACGGATGCATTTTTATAGCAGTGCTAACAGTGCTCTACTTAGCTAGACTAATTCTCTCGACGCTTTTGCGCCAAATTATCTatgtagcaaaaaaaattccgacctCGAAGAAGACGAACTga